In the Labilithrix sp. genome, CTCGCACGCCGCCGCGACCGCGCGCGCGCTCGGCCTCACCCCGCGCCGCGTGACCGACGCGCCCGCCGCGGTCGCGGAGCTCCTCGAGCGCGGCAAGATCGTCGCGGCGTGCACCGGCCGCTTCGAGTGGGGCCCGCGCGCGCTCGGCCAGCGCTCGCTCCTCGCGCTGCCGCGAGACGTCTCCGTGCGCGAGCGCCTGAACCGCGTCATCAAGCGACGCGAGCCCTTTCGCCCCTTCGCTCCCGCGGTCCTCGACACGCGCGCGAGCGAGTGGTTCGACGGCGCGCCGAACGACATGACGCCGTTCATGACGACGGTGTGCCCTGTCCGCGACCCCGAGGCCCTCGCCGCGGTGACGCACGTCGACGGCACCGCGCGCGTCCAGACCGTGACCGCCGCGTCGGCGCCGTTCCTCGACGCCGTGCTCCGCGAGGTCGGCCGCCGCACCGACGTGCCGGTCGTGCTCAACACGTCGCTCAACGGCGCGGGCGAGCCGATCGTCGCCGACGCGACCGACGCGCTGGCGTTCTTCACAGCGCACCCCGCCGATGCCATGCTGATCGGTGATCTCTTGTTCGAACGAGGATCGCCCGAGTGAAGATCGTCTCCCGCCTCCGCACCGTCGGCTCGCTCGTCGCGTACTTCATGCGGCGCGAGCGCTTCTTCCTCGCGCCGCTCCTCGTCATCCTCCTCCTCGCCTCGATCCTCCTCCTCCTCACGGGCGGCCTCAGCTACGTCGCGCCCTTCGTCTACGGGCTCTTCTGATGCGACGAGCGCTCATGCTCACGCTGATGGTCGTCGCCGCACCCGCGTTCGCCGAAGAAGGGGTGCGCCACACGGTGAAGGCGGGCGACACCTGCGCCGGCATCGCGCAGCGCTACTACGGCGACGCGCGTCTCGTCGACGTGCTGCACAAGGCGAACCCCGCCATCGGCGCGCTGCCTCCGCCGCACACCTTGAAGGAAGGCACCGTCATCCTCGTCCCGCCGAAGCCCACCTCGAACGAGGCGCCGGACGCGCGGCTCACCACGGTCCGGAACCGCGTCGACGTCCTGACGCCGGAGACGCGCCCGGGCAAACCGAAAGACCCGCTCTTCCGCGGCAACCGCGTCTCCACCGAGGCCTCCTCCTCCGCCGACGTGACGTTCCGCGACGAGTCGCAAGTGAAGCTCGGCGAGCGCACGCTCGTCGTCATCCTCGGCGACGTCCGCTCCGCCGCGCGCACGGCGTCGAAGGAAGAGGCCACGACCGCCTCCACCTCCCTCGTCACCGGCCACCTCCGCGCGTTCCTCTCGCCGAAGAGCAAGGCGCCGATCGCGGTAGAGACCCCGGCCGCGGCGGTGAGGGTCCGCGAGGGCGAAGCGCAGGTCGGCTCCGACGACAAGAAGGCCGCGCGCCTCGCGGTCTACGCCGGCCGCTCCTCCATCTCCGCGCAGGGCACGACGCGCGACGTGGTGCCGGGGTTCGGCTCGAAGGCGGAGCTCGGCAAGGCGCCCACGGTGCCGAAGCCGCTCCCGCCCGCGCCGGTGTGGACGAAGGCTCCGCAGCGCGTCCTCCTCGCGCGCGCGTCTTCGACGCCCTCGATCATCGGCGAGTACGACGAGCCCGCGGACGCGAAGCAACACCCGACCGAGTGGCACGTGCAGGTCGGCAAGGACGACCTCTTCCGCGAGCTCGTCGTCGACGAGAAGGTCCCCGTCGCGACGAAGCGCTTCGAAGGCAAGACGCCGGGACCGGGCCGGTACTGGATCCGCGTGAGCGCGATCGACGACGACTTCGAGGGCCCGTTCAGCGCCGTCCTTCGCGTGCTCGTCGTCCGCCCCACCATCACGCAGGAGGACGCCGAGCATCGCCGCGTCGAGGTGGAGCCCGCGAACGCGCCGTGCATGCGCGTCGGCAACGTCCGCCTCACGTGGGTCAGGGCGCCGATCGTCGCGGAGACGCTGGAGCCGATCTGGCTCCGCTGCGCCCCGGCCGAGACGGACCCCACGATGTTCCTCGACGTCGATCGCCTCGACGATTTTCCGTCTCCGCAATAGCCGAACACCGTCGCGCCGGCGCGACACCCCCGCCCGCCACCTCGGATTTTCCGCGCCGGCGGCCGCTCCCCGACCGTCGCGCGGACGCGACGTGTCTCCGGGGACGCGTTTGAAGGCCAAAAGATCGTGGAATAGGGTTTGTCATGACGGCGATGATGTCAGGGACGGTGAAGGAAGCAGGCACGACTCCACGCTTCGCGCGCAGCGCCGCGACGACGAGCACGCGCCTCGTGTTCCACGTCGTGCGCGAAGCGGGCATCGAGGTCTCGCGCACGTTCGTCGCGCCGGGCGACGTGATCCGCATCGGCGCGAACGAGACGAACGACGTCGTCCTCGCGGACCCGACCGTGTCGCGCTTCCACGCCCGCATCGAGCGCACCCCGCGCTCGTGGCGCCTCGTCGATCAGGAGTCGATGAACGGCACGCGCGTCGACGGAGTGACGATGCGCGACGGCGATCTGCCGCTCCCACAGTGCAAGCTGGAGCTCGGCGACTCCCTCATCGTCGTCGGCGAGGAGGACGCCGCCGTCCCGACCAAGATCGAGACCCTCGATCAGGCGAGCTTCGGCGATCTCTACGGCTCCTCCCTCCCGATGCGCCGCCTCTTCGCGATGCTCGACCGCGTCTGCGCGAGCGAAGCGAACGTGCTCATCGAGGGCGCGAGCGGCACGGGCAAGGAGCTCGTCGCGACGGAGATCGTGCGCCGCGGTCCGCGCCGCAAGGGCCCGTTCGTCATCGTCGACTGCAGCGCGATCGCGCCGAGTGTCCTCGAGAGCGAGCTCTTCGGCCACGTGCGGGGCGCCTTCACCGGCGCCGAGCGTGACCGCGTCGGCGCCTTCGAGGCGGCGCAGCACGGCACGATCTTCCTCGACGAGATCGGCGAGCTCCCGCTCGACATGCAGCCGAAGCTCCTCCGCGCGCTCGAGGCCGGCGAGATCCGCCGCGTCGGCGAGACGCGCACGCGCAAGATCGACGTCCGCGTCGTCGCGGCGACGAACCGCTGCCTCGAGCGCGAGGTGAACCACGCGCGCTTCCGCGAGGACCTCTATTTCCGCCTCTCGGTCGTCACGCTCCGCGTCCCCCCGCTCCGCGAGCGCCTCGACGACCTCGAGCTCCTCGTCGCCGCGATCCTCGAGAGCCTCGACGCCGCCGAGCGCATGCCCCTCTTCACGCCCGCCCTCTTCGCCGACATGCGCCGCTACGACTGGCCCGGCAACGTGCGCGAGCTCCGCAACTTCGTCGAGCGCACGATCGTGATGGGCGGCCTCCGCCAGGACGCGCCCCCCGCCGCCGCGGCGGCGCCGGCGGGCGACCCCACGATCGACCTCGAGAAGAGCTTCCGCGACGGCAAGGAGGACGTCATCGTCGACTACGAGCGCCGCTACCTCCGCGAGCTCCTCGAATGGGCCGGCGGCAACGTAACGAAGGCCGCCCGCAAAGCCCGCATCGACCGCATGAGCCTCTACCGCCTGATGCAACGCCACCAGACGACCCCGGAGCGCGAGCCGAAGGAGTAAGCTGGCTCTGTGCGCGGTGCGCGGCTCGTCCCTGGAATCTACGACGAGCTGATCGACCGCGCGCTCGATGGTGAGCTCGCCCGCCTCCCGGCGACTCGGACACCGTTCTCCGCCGAGGTCGGTCACGACGACGCCGCTACGGCGGTCGCGCTCGCACGAATCGTCCATGATCGTCTACTCGCCACGCTCCGCTCGCTCCCGGATCGCGAGGACTCGTCGCGCGTCGAGCAACAAGTCCGGCTGACGAACGAGCTCCTCCTGTGCCTCGCGACCGCCACCGGCGACGAGACGACGGATCAGGTCCTCGTGCCTGCGCGGAAGCTCCTCGCGATCGTGGAAGCGACCGCTGCAGGCCTGGCCGAGCCACACCCACCGGAGCGCCCGGAGATCCCGCTCGGTACGAGCGACCTCCTCGTGAACGCGCATCGCGACGTGCGGATCGGCACCGAGCTCGTGCGCGAGCTCGCGTCGGCCGACCAGGTCGACATGCTCTGCTCGTTCCTCAAACACAGCGGCGTACGCGTGATCGAGGACGCGGTGCGAGACTTCCTCGCCCGTCGGCCGGGCGGACTGCGTATCTTGACGACCGCGTACATGGGCGCGACCGATCGGCGCGCGCTCGACGCGCTCGTCTCGATGGGGGCGCGGCTCAAGGTCTCGTACGACACCGACCGCACGCGCCTCCACGCGAAGGCGTGGCTCTTTCACCGTGAGAGCGGGTTCACGACCGGCTTCGTAGGCTCCTCGAACCTCTCTCACGCCGCGATGCTCGATGGCCTCGAGTGGAACGTGCGTCTCTCGCGCGTCGATAACGAGCCGATCCTGCGCCGCTTCGAGCAAGTCTTCGAGCACTACTGGACGACCAACGCTACGTTCGAGGAGTACCTGCCGGAGCGCTGGGACGCCGTCGTCGATCGTCAGACCGACGACCGGGCGCGCCTCCTCCTCGCGATTCACGTCGAGCCGAAGCCACATCAAGCGGAGGTGCTCGAGCGCGTCGCCGCCGAGCGCGAACGCGGCCACACACGCAACTTGATCGTCGCCGCGACAGGCACCGGCAAGACGTTCATCTCTGCGTTCGACTACCGCCGGCTCCGCGACGAGCTCGGCGGCAAGGCGAGCCTCCTCTTCGTCGCGCACCGGCACGAGCTCCTCGAGCAGAGCCTGACCGTCTTTCGCGTCGTCCTGCAGAAGGCGAGCTTCGGAGCGCGCCTCGGCAACGGCGAGACGCCGCGGCGCGACGAGCACGTGTTCGCGAACATCCAGTCACTTCACCGCGAGAGGCTCGAGGCGCTCGCGCCCGACGCGTACGACGTCGTCATCGTCGACGAGTTCCACCACGCCGCGAGCGACACATACGACGCGCTCCTTCGCCACCTTCGACCGAAGTACCTCATCGGGCTGACCGCGACCCCGGAGCGAAACGACGGCCGGAGCGTGCTGCACTGGTTCGACGGTCGGATCGCGGCGGAGCTGCGACTCTGGAGGGCGCTCGACCAGGGGCTGCTCTCGCCCTTCCAGTACTTCGCCACGAGCGACAACACCGACCTCCGCGGACTCCGATGGACCTCCACCGGTTACGACCCTTCGGAGCTGCGAAACCTCTACACCGCAAACGACCTTTGGATCCGGCGCGTGTTGCAGGAGGTGCATCGCCGGGTGACCGATCCAATGCAGATGCGCGCGCTGGGATTCTGCGTCGACATCGAGCATGCGAGGTTTTGTGCTCGTCGCTTCGGCGAAGCAGGGCTCGCATCCATGGTGCTGTCGCGCCACAGCACCACGTCGGAGCGCGCGGAGGCGCTCGCGAGGCTGCAGGCCGGCGAGCTGCGCTGCATCTTCAGCGTCGACCTCCTCAACGAAGGCGTGGACGTTCCCGATGTCGACACCGTCCTCTTCCTTCGCCCGACCGAGAGCGCCACCGTCTTTCTCCAGCAGCTGGGGCGCGGACTGCGCCTGACACGCGACAAGGACTGCCTCACCGTCCTCGACTTCGTCGGGACCGCGCACCGTCGCTTCCGGTTCGACGCTCGGTTCCGAGCGCTCGTCGGCGGCACGCGGCAACAGATCGTGAGGCAGATCGAGCGCGGGTTCCCCAACCTTCCCGCCGGCTGCTCCATTCAGCTCGATCGCGTCGCCGCGGACACCATCCTCACGAACATCCGCGAGTCGGTCGGGCGCGGAGATGACGGGCTCGTCGAAGACCTGCAAGCGCTCGGCGACGTGTCGCTCGCGACCTTTCTCCAGGAGACCGGGCTCGAGCTCGAGGACGTCTACGTGCGAGCCGGTCGCTCCTTCTCACGTCTGCGCCGCCGCGCGAAGCTCGACGCCACACCGGAGACCGAGGGGCTCCTCGCCATCGAGCGGAGGTTCGCGCGACTCCTTCACATCGACGATCCCGACCGACTGCACGCCCTCCACCTCGAACGCGCGGCGAATGCCAGCGACGCCGTCGCGCGCATGCTCTTCGTCGCGCTCGGTTGGACGAAGCGCTCGCTGGACGAGATGGCGAGCGCGTGGGACGAGCTGCGCGCGTTTCCCTCCGTGATGAAAGAGCTCACCGAGCTGTTCGCGCTCCTCGACGACCGTCGCGGTTCCACGCATCCGCTGGAAGGTCGGCTCGCCGCCCTGCCCCTGCGCGTCCACGCGACGTACGGGCTCGATGAGGTCATGGCCGCGATCGGCGAGCGAACGAAAACCGGATCGGTGCGGCGCTTGCGTGAGGGCATCTTCCACTCGAAGAACCATCGCGCCGATCTCCTCTTCGTGACGCTCGAGAAGAGCGAAGCCGAATACTCACCGAGCACGATGTACCGTGACTTCGTCATGGCGCCGCAACGCTTTCATTGGGAGTCGCAGAGCGGCATCCACGCCGACACCGAAACGGGCCGCCGCTACATCGAGCATGTGCGGCGCGATCAGGCGATCCTGCTCTTCCTCCGGCAGCGTCGCGAGACCCGTCCCGGCGTCACCGCGCCGTACGCCTTCCTCGGCCCTTGCCGGTACGTAAAACACGAAGGCGCGAGGCCGATGGCGATCGAGTGGCACCTCGAACGGCCGATGCCGGCGTGGCTCTACCAGGAGACGAAGCTGGCGGCCGGTTGAGATCACCCCCGGATCCGCGTGGGGGCGTGCTCGTGGCTCGGAGGAAAGGTGTGCTTGTCTGAAATGCGTGGGTTTCGCGCGTGATCCGTGAGGCACGCCGCTCGCTCATCGTCGTCGCATGGTCAAGGCGCTCCTTGCATGCTGCACGATTCTCGTGACGACGACCGCGGTGGGGTGTGCGGAGCCGCCGGCGGAGGAGGAGGAGATGTCCGAGACGACCTCGCACATCTCGAGCGACGAGATCTGCACGATCGCCGCCGTCGCGAGCGGCGCGGCGGTCGGGGCCGCCGTGTCGCTCTCGTACACCACCGGCGCTTGCGGCGTCGCGATGGCGGTCACCGTCGCGGGCGAGGCGGCGTGCCTCGCGCCCGCAGCCGGCGCGGCCGCGTCGTGGGTCGCTGCGCTCGGGGCCGGCGCCGTCATGTGGCTCACCTGCAGGAGCGCGACGGGCGCCGCGACGACGAGCGAGGTCCACGCTTCCGAGTCCGCGCAGACCGGCACCGGAACCAAGACGCGGACGTGCAACGAGGCCGACCTCGCCGACGGCTGCGACTGCGACGAGCTCGATCGCCGCTACTCGCTGCAGAAGACGCTCTGCGCCGAGGGCGGGCGCTGCGACTTCAGCATGGACTGCTCGGCGGTGGAGCGAGTGATGAAGGTCGCGCGCAACTGCATCAACGCGCGGCGCGACGTGCAGCGCTGCTACCGCGTGCCCGACTTCGACGGGCACCAGACGCAGATCAACAACCAGTGCCAGCGCTTCCAGAACTGCAACAGCGTCGCCGTGAGCTGCGCGGACTACGCGACGTTCCCGCAGCTCCCGTCGCCCTGCGCGTTCTGAGGCCGGCGCCCGCTCCCGCTCAGCGCGGGGTGCGGAGCTTGAGGCGGTCGATGTTGTTGCCGTTCTTCGTGAACGTGACCTGGTACGTGAAGCCGGTGCCCTGCTCGCCGATGAGGGCGGACCAGTGGAGGAAGAACTTCCAGAGGCGGTACCAGCGCTCGCCGTAGGCCTTGATGACCTCGGTGCGGTTCGCGACCCAGAGGTCGCACCACGCGCGGAGCGTCTTCACGTAGTGCGTGCTCATGTTCTCGACGTCCGCCGTCTCGAAGCCCGCGTTCTCCGCCGCGCGCAGCATGCTCGAGAGCGGGAGGCTCGCGTCGGCGCCGGGGAAGATGTAGCGGTTCATGAAGAGGCCCCAGATGAGGTCCTCCGGCTTGAGCGTCACCGCGCTGAGCGGGTTCTGCGGGTTGTAGAGGTTGCGGATGCCCGTCCACTGGAGGACGAAGATGCCGTCGTCCTTGAGGAGCGCGTGCACCTTCTCGAAGTACTGATCGAGGTTCTTGATGCCGACGTGCTCGACCATCTCGAGCGAGACGATCTTGTCGAACTGCCCCTTCACCTCGCGGTAGTCGCAGACCTCGACCTTCGCGTTGTCCTTCACGCCGTAGTCGGCGATGCGCTGCGTGCCGAACGCGACCTGCTCCTCGGCGAGGCAGACGCCGAGCGTGTTCGCGCCGGTCTGCTTCGCCGCGCGCGCGACGAACGTGCCCCAGCCGCAGCCGATGTCGAGGAGCGTCTCGCCCTTCTTGAGGTGGAGCTTCTCGCAGCAGCGATCGATCTTCTTGTACTGCGCCTGCTCGAGGTTCTCGGGCGAGAGGACGTTCTCGTCGCCCCACCAGCCGGCGGTGTAGACCATCGACTCGCCGAGGAACCAGCCGAAGAAGTCGTTCCCGCGGTTGTAGTGCTCGCCGACGATGCGCTTGTCCTGCGAGCGCGAGTGG is a window encoding:
- a CDS encoding FecR domain-containing protein — encoded protein: MRRALMLTLMVVAAPAFAEEGVRHTVKAGDTCAGIAQRYYGDARLVDVLHKANPAIGALPPPHTLKEGTVILVPPKPTSNEAPDARLTTVRNRVDVLTPETRPGKPKDPLFRGNRVSTEASSSADVTFRDESQVKLGERTLVVILGDVRSAARTASKEEATTASTSLVTGHLRAFLSPKSKAPIAVETPAAAVRVREGEAQVGSDDKKAARLAVYAGRSSISAQGTTRDVVPGFGSKAELGKAPTVPKPLPPAPVWTKAPQRVLLARASSTPSIIGEYDEPADAKQHPTEWHVQVGKDDLFRELVVDEKVPVATKRFEGKTPGPGRYWIRVSAIDDDFEGPFSAVLRVLVVRPTITQEDAEHRRVEVEPANAPCMRVGNVRLTWVRAPIVAETLEPIWLRCAPAETDPTMFLDVDRLDDFPSPQ
- a CDS encoding sigma 54-interacting transcriptional regulator; its protein translation is MTAMMSGTVKEAGTTPRFARSAATTSTRLVFHVVREAGIEVSRTFVAPGDVIRIGANETNDVVLADPTVSRFHARIERTPRSWRLVDQESMNGTRVDGVTMRDGDLPLPQCKLELGDSLIVVGEEDAAVPTKIETLDQASFGDLYGSSLPMRRLFAMLDRVCASEANVLIEGASGTGKELVATEIVRRGPRRKGPFVIVDCSAIAPSVLESELFGHVRGAFTGAERDRVGAFEAAQHGTIFLDEIGELPLDMQPKLLRALEAGEIRRVGETRTRKIDVRVVAATNRCLEREVNHARFREDLYFRLSVVTLRVPPLRERLDDLELLVAAILESLDAAERMPLFTPALFADMRRYDWPGNVRELRNFVERTIVMGGLRQDAPPAAAAAPAGDPTIDLEKSFRDGKEDVIVDYERRYLRELLEWAGGNVTKAARKARIDRMSLYRLMQRHQTTPEREPKE
- a CDS encoding DUF3427 domain-containing protein, with the protein product MRGARLVPGIYDELIDRALDGELARLPATRTPFSAEVGHDDAATAVALARIVHDRLLATLRSLPDREDSSRVEQQVRLTNELLLCLATATGDETTDQVLVPARKLLAIVEATAAGLAEPHPPERPEIPLGTSDLLVNAHRDVRIGTELVRELASADQVDMLCSFLKHSGVRVIEDAVRDFLARRPGGLRILTTAYMGATDRRALDALVSMGARLKVSYDTDRTRLHAKAWLFHRESGFTTGFVGSSNLSHAAMLDGLEWNVRLSRVDNEPILRRFEQVFEHYWTTNATFEEYLPERWDAVVDRQTDDRARLLLAIHVEPKPHQAEVLERVAAERERGHTRNLIVAATGTGKTFISAFDYRRLRDELGGKASLLFVAHRHELLEQSLTVFRVVLQKASFGARLGNGETPRRDEHVFANIQSLHRERLEALAPDAYDVVIVDEFHHAASDTYDALLRHLRPKYLIGLTATPERNDGRSVLHWFDGRIAAELRLWRALDQGLLSPFQYFATSDNTDLRGLRWTSTGYDPSELRNLYTANDLWIRRVLQEVHRRVTDPMQMRALGFCVDIEHARFCARRFGEAGLASMVLSRHSTTSERAEALARLQAGELRCIFSVDLLNEGVDVPDVDTVLFLRPTESATVFLQQLGRGLRLTRDKDCLTVLDFVGTAHRRFRFDARFRALVGGTRQQIVRQIERGFPNLPAGCSIQLDRVAADTILTNIRESVGRGDDGLVEDLQALGDVSLATFLQETGLELEDVYVRAGRSFSRLRRRAKLDATPETEGLLAIERRFARLLHIDDPDRLHALHLERAANASDAVARMLFVALGWTKRSLDEMASAWDELRAFPSVMKELTELFALLDDRRGSTHPLEGRLAALPLRVHATYGLDEVMAAIGERTKTGSVRRLREGIFHSKNHRADLLFVTLEKSEAEYSPSTMYRDFVMAPQRFHWESQSGIHADTETGRRYIEHVRRDQAILLFLRQRRETRPGVTAPYAFLGPCRYVKHEGARPMAIEWHLERPMPAWLYQETKLAAG
- a CDS encoding class I SAM-dependent methyltransferase; translation: MSKTIAEYVTFSDRNLADRWSGKKVPMSDVYEAYIDGRLDIENEKWDAFFESRHDTMSFRLTDSHVKWAVTNFIPEVLIHSRSQDKRIVGEHYNRGNDFFGWFLGESMVYTAGWWGDENVLSPENLEQAQYKKIDRCCEKLHLKKGETLLDIGCGWGTFVARAAKQTGANTLGVCLAEEQVAFGTQRIADYGVKDNAKVEVCDYREVKGQFDKIVSLEMVEHVGIKNLDQYFEKVHALLKDDGIFVLQWTGIRNLYNPQNPLSAVTLKPEDLIWGLFMNRYIFPGADASLPLSSMLRAAENAGFETADVENMSTHYVKTLRAWCDLWVANRTEVIKAYGERWYRLWKFFLHWSALIGEQGTGFTYQVTFTKNGNNIDRLKLRTPR